A genome region from Cydia pomonella isolate Wapato2018A chromosome 21, ilCydPomo1, whole genome shotgun sequence includes the following:
- the LOC133529625 gene encoding myrosinase 1-like isoform X1 has product MSGSAALICLLLISWSQHVSAKGEIRKFPAGFQFGAATAAYQVEGAWDEDGKGVSIWDVATHMDPSPIEDQSTGDIAADSYHHYNRDVEMAKELGLDFYRFSISWTRILPNGFPSKINQHGINYYNNIINKLLENGIEPLVTMYHWDLPENLQQLGGWTNPLIVTWFHDYAKVLFSKFGDRVKRWITINEPKQICYEGYGSDGKAPFLNATGVGEYICSKNVLLAHAKVYHLYDDTYRKLQNGTIGISISCTWYEPNTDTLDDDQAAFDARQFDWGQYAHPIFSKDGDYPQELKHNVAYKSAEQGFARSRLPELSTKEVAYIRGSSDFFGVNSYTTKMAYRDASLDGMYASPSYMDDMGVALVKDQSWTQAQSSWLQVLPCSQQLAGHPDDERARASPCHPRGPCSITRRTPSLGSGRRLTLRTHTLGKNYVALLKADSEFASNQAHKMVPWGFYKLLIDIKNQYDNPTVVITENGWSTGRGLLDDTRIQYHRSYLNMLLDAIDEGCDIQGYTAWSLMDNFEWKHGYKEKFGLYEVDFQSNDRTRTPRKSAFIYKEIIKARSLDPNYEPDKLPEIAPLTTSQET; this is encoded by the exons ATGAGCGGCTCGGCTGCTCTCATCTG TCTTCTTTTAATCTCCTGGAGCCAACATGTGTCTGCCAAGGGCGAAATTCGGAAATTTCCGGCAGGCTTCCAATTTGGGGCTGCTACAGCGGCCTACCAAGTCGAAGGCGCTTGGGATGAAGACG GCAAAGGCGTATCAATATGGGATGTAGCGACACACATGGATCCATCCCCTATTGAAGATCAAAGCACTGGAGACATCGCCGCTGATTCCTACCACCACTACAATCGAGACGTCGAAATGGCTAAAGAACTTGGATTAGATTTCTACCGATTCTCCATATCCTGGACTAGAATTCTACCCAACGGATTCCCATCCAAAATCAACCAACATGGCATCAATTACTATAACAACATTATCAATAAATTGCTTGAGAATGGCATAGAACCTTTAGTGACCATGTACCATTGGGATCTTCCTGAAAACTTGCAACAGCTTGGTGGATGGACGAACCCCCTTATTGTGACTTGGTTTCACGATTACGCGAAAGTTCTTTTTAGTAAGTTCGGAGACAGGGTCAAAAGGTGGATAACTATTAACGAACCTAAGCAGATTTGCTACGAAGGGTACGGCAGCGATGGCAAAGCGCCATTTCTGAACGCTACTGGAGTTGGGGAGTATATCTGCTCGAAGAATGTATTGTTAGCGCATGCGAAAGTGTATCATTTGTATGACGATACGTACAGAAAGTTGCAGAATGGCACCATTGGTATTTCTATAAGCTGCACGTGGTATGAGCCGAATACGGATACTTTGGATGATGATCAGGCAGCGTTTGATGCTAGGCAGTTCGAC TGGGGCCAATACGCGCACCCAATCTTCTCAAAAGACGGCGACTATCCGCAAGAGCTCAAGCACAACGTGGCCTACAAGAGCGCCGAGCAGGGCTTCGCACGGTCCCGCCTTCCGGAGCTCTCGACCAAAGAGGTGGCCTACATTCGCGGCTCTTCGGACTTCTTCGGGGTTAATTCATACACGACCAAGATGGCGTATAG AGACGCGTCACTTGACGGCATGTATGCCTCACCGTCTTATATGGATGACATGGGCGTGGCGCTTGTGAAGGATCAGTCGTGGACGCAAGCGCAGTCTAGTTGGTTACAG gttttGCCATGCTCGCAGCAGCTCGCGGGCCATCCTGACGACGAGCGCGCGCGGGCGAGCCCTTGCCACCCTAGAGGCCCCTGCAGCATCACCCGGCGAACTCCCAGCCTCGGCAGCGGCCGGCGGCTGACGTTGCGCACTCACACGCTCGGAAAAAACTATGTCGCGCTCCTCAAGGCAGACTCCGAGTTTGCGAGCAACCAAGCACACAAG ATGGTTCCCTGGGGCTTCTATAAATTGCTTATCGACATAAAAAACCAATACGACAACCCAACAGTGGTGATAACTGAAAACGGCTGGTCGACGGGCCGTGGGCTACTGGACGATACAAGAATACAGTACCACAGGAGTTACCTCAACATGCTTCTGGACGCCATAGACGAAGGTTGTGACATACAGGGATATACTGCTTGGAGCCTTATGGATAACTTTGAATGGAAACATGGATACAA AGAAAAATTCGGCTTGTACGAGGTAGACTTCCAGAGCAACGACCGCACCAGGACCCCTCGGAAGTCTGCCTTCATCTACAAGGAGATCATCAAGGCGCGGTCCCTGGACCCCAACTACGAGCCCGACAAGCTGCCGGAGATAGCGCCGCTCACCACCAGCCAGGAGACATGA
- the LOC133529625 gene encoding myrosinase 1-like isoform X2, with the protein MSFKNLTEKYHMSVFFSLLLISWSQHVSAKGEIRKFPAGFQFGAATAAYQVEGAWDEDGKGVSIWDVATHMDPSPIEDQSTGDIAADSYHHYNRDVEMAKELGLDFYRFSISWTRILPNGFPSKINQHGINYYNNIINKLLENGIEPLVTMYHWDLPENLQQLGGWTNPLIVTWFHDYAKVLFSKFGDRVKRWITINEPKQICYEGYGSDGKAPFLNATGVGEYICSKNVLLAHAKVYHLYDDTYRKLQNGTIGISISCTWYEPNTDTLDDDQAAFDARQFDWGQYAHPIFSKDGDYPQELKHNVAYKSAEQGFARSRLPELSTKEVAYIRGSSDFFGVNSYTTKMAYRDASLDGMYASPSYMDDMGVALVKDQSWTQAQSSWLQMVPWGFYKLLIDIKNQYDNPTVVITENGWSTGRGLLDDTRIQYHRSYLNMLLDAIDEGCDIQGYTAWSLMDNFEWKHGYKEKFGLYEVDFQSNDRTRTPRKSAFIYKEIIKARSLDPNYEPDKLPEIAPLTTSQET; encoded by the exons atgtcGTTTAAAAACTTAACTGAGAAATATCATATGTCCGTGTTTTTCAGTCTTCTTTTAATCTCCTGGAGCCAACATGTGTCTGCCAAGGGCGAAATTCGGAAATTTCCGGCAGGCTTCCAATTTGGGGCTGCTACAGCGGCCTACCAAGTCGAAGGCGCTTGGGATGAAGACG GCAAAGGCGTATCAATATGGGATGTAGCGACACACATGGATCCATCCCCTATTGAAGATCAAAGCACTGGAGACATCGCCGCTGATTCCTACCACCACTACAATCGAGACGTCGAAATGGCTAAAGAACTTGGATTAGATTTCTACCGATTCTCCATATCCTGGACTAGAATTCTACCCAACGGATTCCCATCCAAAATCAACCAACATGGCATCAATTACTATAACAACATTATCAATAAATTGCTTGAGAATGGCATAGAACCTTTAGTGACCATGTACCATTGGGATCTTCCTGAAAACTTGCAACAGCTTGGTGGATGGACGAACCCCCTTATTGTGACTTGGTTTCACGATTACGCGAAAGTTCTTTTTAGTAAGTTCGGAGACAGGGTCAAAAGGTGGATAACTATTAACGAACCTAAGCAGATTTGCTACGAAGGGTACGGCAGCGATGGCAAAGCGCCATTTCTGAACGCTACTGGAGTTGGGGAGTATATCTGCTCGAAGAATGTATTGTTAGCGCATGCGAAAGTGTATCATTTGTATGACGATACGTACAGAAAGTTGCAGAATGGCACCATTGGTATTTCTATAAGCTGCACGTGGTATGAGCCGAATACGGATACTTTGGATGATGATCAGGCAGCGTTTGATGCTAGGCAGTTCGAC TGGGGCCAATACGCGCACCCAATCTTCTCAAAAGACGGCGACTATCCGCAAGAGCTCAAGCACAACGTGGCCTACAAGAGCGCCGAGCAGGGCTTCGCACGGTCCCGCCTTCCGGAGCTCTCGACCAAAGAGGTGGCCTACATTCGCGGCTCTTCGGACTTCTTCGGGGTTAATTCATACACGACCAAGATGGCGTATAG AGACGCGTCACTTGACGGCATGTATGCCTCACCGTCTTATATGGATGACATGGGCGTGGCGCTTGTGAAGGATCAGTCGTGGACGCAAGCGCAGTCTAGTTGGTTACAG ATGGTTCCCTGGGGCTTCTATAAATTGCTTATCGACATAAAAAACCAATACGACAACCCAACAGTGGTGATAACTGAAAACGGCTGGTCGACGGGCCGTGGGCTACTGGACGATACAAGAATACAGTACCACAGGAGTTACCTCAACATGCTTCTGGACGCCATAGACGAAGGTTGTGACATACAGGGATATACTGCTTGGAGCCTTATGGATAACTTTGAATGGAAACATGGATACAA AGAAAAATTCGGCTTGTACGAGGTAGACTTCCAGAGCAACGACCGCACCAGGACCCCTCGGAAGTCTGCCTTCATCTACAAGGAGATCATCAAGGCGCGGTCCCTGGACCCCAACTACGAGCCCGACAAGCTGCCGGAGATAGCGCCGCTCACCACCAGCCAGGAGACATGA